The following coding sequences lie in one Brettanomyces bruxellensis chromosome 6, complete sequence genomic window:
- a CDS encoding uncharacterized protein (BUSCO:EOG092614DJ), whose translation MRTGGEMENKLQSKKLEAKTAEAKPDAVAKDKHYKQSLKPSEVPNIRDTESYMGSEWCGIFEVDVDFKQEHFLRAMKNLIKNPNINSTVILRSDTLKRFKYDYDTDTPLEGQEPNLESWCRERPEELIVNTEEDGTVLTKNLQDVDVRRVPINPAFKPRLETVRRMIPRNPAKDYIINQTCLILESGNEPGTTAVLYNPHVSCSEDIPYYLPPVKSIAILYRKGKLSIHYLTFTKESAGNLRCMEPTERPIRIAYRLLHTAKKHSTGVMNGYTKRVNHDRVISKEVFQDRYITLKQKYAKTLVDGWKEKTDPRKHVFEDIAIAAFLIELWKKIYKAKQDFQFRDLGCGNGLLVYILTKEGIDARARKSWTSYPEDVQEKLKEQVIVPSVLLRPHPDIRKNSPEMKDNGKVFKVPIKLKPQYQGNRKLHSQPTYPFGEGIIPGMVPAIIPPLGTATPLQTFDNKIEMVECYSSAELLSSPKVNTAEFPQNTFIIGNHADEITCWIPLLGYPFMVIPCCSHNLNGEKIRYPINKARQENSKTLSYSSTSRYASLVDHVEDLAGMCGWKVEREMLRIPSTRNAAIVGYERKSESTNSIYDIIAREGGADRWVENTMSLTRRAPRNH comes from the exons ATGAGAACTGGTGgagaaatggaaaacaaattgCAAAGCAAGAAGTTAGAAGCAAAAACAGCAGAGGCAAAGCCAGATGCTGTCGCTAAAGATAAGCATTACAAACAATCTTTAAAGCCATCAGAAGTGCCAAATATACGAGATACAGAATCGTACATGGGTTCAGAATGGTGTGGAATATTTGAAGTGGATGTTGATTTTAAGCAGGAGCACTTCCTGCGTGCTATGAAGAATCTGATTAAGAATCCAAACATAAATTCCACGGTTATTTTGCGATCTGATACAttaaaaagatttaaataTGACTATGATACAGATACTCCACTTGAGGGCCAGGAACCAAATTTGGAGAGCTGGTGCAGAGAGAGACCAGAGGAACTTATTGTGAATACGGAAGAGGACGGAACTGTGCTTACAAAAAACTTGCAAGATGTCGATGTTAGGAGAGTTCCGATCAACCCGGCTTTTAAACCAAGACTGGAAACTGTGAGAAGAATGATTCCAAGAAATCCCGCCAAGGATTATATCATAAATCAAACATGTTTGATTCTGGAAAGTGGAAATGAACCTGGAACTACGGCGGTTTTATACAATCCTCATGTTTCTTGCTCCGAGGACATTCCTTACTATCTTCCTCCAGTGAAATCTATTGCTATTCTTTATAGGAAAGGTAAGCTTTCAATACATTATCTAACTTTTACCAAGGAGTCTGCGGGAAATCTTCGTTGTATGGAACCTACAGAGAGACCAATACGGATAGCATACAGACTTCTGCATACTGCTAAAAAGCATTCAACTGGTGTAATGAATGGCTACACAAAAAGAGTGAATCACGATCGTGTCATTTCAAAAGAGGTGTTTCAAGACCGATATATTACGCTAAAGCAGAAATATGCTAAGACGCTTGTTGATGGATGGAAGGAGAAAACAGATCCAAGAAAGCATGTATTTGAAGATATTGCAATTGCTGCCTTTCTAATAGAGCTGTGGAAGAAGATATACAAAGCGAAGCAGGATTTTCAGTTTAGAGATCTAGGTTGTGGAAATGGCCTATTGGTCTACATCCTCACAAAGGAGGG AATAGATGCCAGGGCCCGTAAATCGTGGACTTCATATCCGGAGGATGTCCAAGAAAAGCTCAAAGAACAGGTTATTGTTCCATCTGTTCTTCTAAGACCTCATCCTGATATCAGGAAGAACTCTCCGGAGATGAAAGATAACGGCAAGGTGTTTAAAGTGCCGATTAAACTAAAGCCACAATATCAAGGCAACAGAAAACTTCACTCTCAACCTACATATCCATTTGGTGAGGGGATCATTCCAGGAATGGTTCCGGCAATTATACCACCGCTTGGTACGGCAACTCCGTTACAAACCTTCGATAACAAAATTGAGATGGTGGAATGTTACAGTAGTGCAGAGCTTTTATCATCTCCGAAAGTGAACACTGCTGAATTTCCTCAGAATACATTTATTATTGGAAACCATGCCGATGAGATAACATGCTGGATTCCATTGCTAGGATACCCATTTATGGTAATTCCATGCTGCTCGCACAACCTGAATGGAGAGAAGATCAGATACCCGATCAACAAAGCAAGACAAGAAAACAGTAAAACACTTTCTTACTCTTCAACCTCACGTTATGCTTCTTTGGTGGACCACGTTGAAGATCTTGCTGGAATGTGCGGATGGAAAGTTGAAAGAGAGATGCTAAGGATACCATCTACAAGAAACGCAGCCATTGTCGGATATGAGCGGAAAAGCGAGTCTACAAATTCAATATATGATATAATTGCCAGGGAAGGAGGTGCCGATCGTTGGGTTGAAAATACTATGTCATTGACCAGAAGAGCTCCGAGAAATCATTGA